In a genomic window of Aggregatimonas sangjinii:
- a CDS encoding nickel-binding protein, translating into MDLHIVPGVIAEHVAEAHQEDLKIQGNYGCRVMTYWVDEAHGSAFCLLEAPDKESVIEMHNDAHGLIPHEIIEVNSGIVQAFLGRIKYPENHSVSADTGLKIFNDPAFRIILVITTIKAKLLEHDLGTTKAREVLYEFTKNVKQQIAKHEGRLVEMEGEGFVVSFISASQGINCAFGIQNEVAGLSEEIGLGMSLNAGLPVDKSDRLFGTTIRFARHLCTIADSNQIVLASIVDELNKSDRQNDQRLERVKSMTIGEEKFLELMMQVLEKNWQDADFTVEDCCRKHSLSKSQLYRKCVALFKMSPNNLIREYRLVESLHMLEAGYNVSETTFETGFSSPSYFTKCFQKRFGLAPLQYLKM; encoded by the coding sequence ATGGATTTACATATTGTTCCCGGAGTAATCGCCGAACATGTTGCGGAAGCGCATCAGGAAGACCTTAAGATACAAGGGAATTATGGTTGTAGGGTAATGACATATTGGGTCGATGAGGCCCATGGCAGCGCATTTTGCTTGCTTGAAGCGCCAGACAAAGAATCGGTTATCGAGATGCACAATGATGCCCACGGACTCATACCCCACGAAATCATAGAAGTGAATAGCGGTATTGTACAAGCTTTTTTAGGAAGAATAAAATACCCCGAAAACCACAGTGTTTCCGCTGATACCGGTCTGAAGATTTTTAACGACCCTGCCTTTCGAATCATATTGGTTATTACCACAATTAAAGCAAAACTGCTTGAGCACGATTTAGGAACTACCAAGGCAAGGGAAGTTTTGTACGAGTTTACAAAGAATGTCAAGCAGCAGATCGCAAAACATGAGGGGCGTCTCGTTGAAATGGAGGGTGAGGGATTCGTAGTCTCGTTCATTTCTGCCTCACAAGGAATAAACTGTGCATTTGGTATTCAAAATGAAGTGGCCGGTCTTTCGGAGGAAATAGGTTTGGGCATGAGCCTCAATGCCGGCTTACCGGTTGATAAGAGCGATAGACTGTTCGGTACCACTATTAGGTTCGCGCGCCACCTCTGCACTATAGCCGATAGCAACCAAATCGTGCTGGCCTCAATAGTTGATGAGTTGAATAAGTCGGATCGTCAAAATGACCAGCGATTAGAACGCGTAAAAAGTATGACCATCGGGGAAGAAAAATTCTTGGAACTGATGATGCAAGTTTTGGAAAAGAACTGGCAAGATGCCGATTTTACCGTAGAAGACTGTTGTCGTAAACATAGCCTAAGCAAATCGCAGTTGTATCGAAAATGTGTTGCACTTTTTAAGATGTCGCCCAATAATTTAATCAGGGAATACCGTTTGGTCGAATCCCTTCATATGCTAGAGGCTGGTTACAACGTTTCGGAAACGACCTTCGAAACCGGATTTAGCAGTCCCTCCTATTTTACGAAATGTTTTCAAAAACGTTTCGGATTAGCGCCATTACAATACCTTAAGATGTAG
- the ruvB gene encoding Holliday junction branch migration DNA helicase RuvB, giving the protein MNEHLDPTSDSFSSQELDIERALRPVTFDDFTGQEQVLENLRIFVEAANRRNEALDHTLFHGPPGLGKTTLAHILANELGVGIKITSGPVLDKPGDLAGLLTNLEERDVLFIDEIHRLSPIVEEYLYSAMEDYKIDIMIETGPNARSVQINLNPFTLIGATTRSGLLTAPMRARFGIQSRLQYYSTELLSTIVERSAEILKVPIQQDAAIEIAGRSRGTPRICNALLRRVRDFAQIKGNGHIDMNISKFGLKALNVDAHGLDEMDNKILTTIIDKFKGGPVGISTIATAVSESPETIEEVYEPFLIQQGFIMRTPRGREVTELAYKHLGRIKGNIQGGLF; this is encoded by the coding sequence ATGAACGAGCACTTAGACCCGACCTCGGATAGTTTTTCTTCCCAGGAGTTGGATATTGAAAGAGCCTTGCGTCCCGTCACTTTCGATGATTTTACGGGACAGGAACAAGTGTTGGAAAATCTTAGGATTTTTGTGGAAGCGGCCAATCGAAGAAACGAAGCCCTAGACCATACGTTGTTTCATGGCCCTCCGGGATTGGGTAAGACTACCTTGGCCCATATTCTGGCCAATGAACTGGGCGTGGGTATCAAGATCACTTCAGGCCCGGTACTGGACAAGCCCGGTGACCTCGCCGGACTTTTGACCAATTTAGAAGAGCGCGATGTACTGTTTATAGACGAGATACATCGTTTAAGCCCGATCGTCGAAGAGTACCTCTATTCGGCCATGGAGGATTACAAAATCGACATCATGATCGAGACTGGTCCTAATGCCCGTTCGGTACAGATCAATCTGAATCCGTTTACGCTCATCGGTGCGACTACCCGATCTGGATTATTAACTGCACCAATGCGTGCCCGGTTCGGTATTCAAAGCCGCTTACAATATTATTCCACCGAATTGCTGTCGACAATAGTCGAGCGCAGTGCCGAAATTTTAAAAGTGCCGATTCAACAGGATGCCGCCATAGAAATTGCTGGCCGCAGCAGGGGCACACCCCGGATCTGTAATGCCCTTTTACGGCGCGTACGTGATTTTGCCCAAATTAAGGGTAATGGCCATATTGATATGAACATCTCAAAATTCGGTCTAAAAGCATTGAACGTCGATGCCCATGGCCTGGATGAGATGGATAATAAGATTTTGACCACTATTATCGATAAATTTAAAGGCGGCCCGGTAGGCATATCAACTATAGCGACCGCCGTTTCGGAGAGCCCGGAAACGATCGAAGAGGTTTACGAACCCTTTTTGATACAACAAGGTTTTATCATGAGAACCCCGAGAGGCCGGGAAGTTACCGAGTTGGCCTATAAACATCTCGGTCGAATCAAAGGAAATATACAAGGCGGACTCTTTTAG
- a CDS encoding ABC transporter permease: MNELYIIIKKELTELLRDKKTIINSIVLPTLLVPILIFGMIKVTEMIDKSEQEKSVKIGLVNAPEDFTQLVANDTLNKITTYGESIDFKTLIDDQTIQTAVVFPKDWNAQMDSLRSADVQIYRNGTKDNVNGRISKMLEIYEAGIKEKRLNRLQISTEKLTPFNKNYVEVGEQKELIGKRIGGFIPYLFILTMWGGCLLAAIDLVTGEKERKTIETTLSLPVSKFKVLLGKAIVASILGFVPALLNLIGLILGLKFIPGIPEMFKSAIDEMLNFQSITMIMLLLIPFAIFLAGFIIALVAGATTFKEAQSKAAPIIMVIIIPLVLAMMPGIEFTWATVFIPVLNIGLGVKEIMAGTINMGMYAAMLTSLIAFAVGAIYFSYRKFSDENAILK, from the coding sequence ATGAACGAGTTATATATTATCATAAAAAAAGAGCTTACCGAATTGCTACGGGACAAAAAGACCATTATCAACTCTATCGTGCTCCCGACCTTACTCGTACCGATCCTCATCTTTGGAATGATCAAGGTAACCGAGATGATCGATAAGAGCGAGCAGGAGAAATCGGTTAAAATCGGATTGGTAAATGCGCCCGAAGATTTTACACAATTGGTAGCCAATGATACCCTGAACAAGATTACCACCTATGGTGAATCCATTGATTTTAAAACGCTCATCGATGATCAAACCATACAAACGGCCGTAGTTTTCCCTAAAGATTGGAACGCCCAGATGGATAGCCTCCGCTCCGCCGACGTACAGATTTATCGCAACGGGACCAAGGACAACGTAAATGGCCGCATTTCCAAGATGCTGGAAATCTATGAAGCCGGCATCAAGGAAAAACGTTTGAACCGCTTGCAAATTTCCACCGAAAAACTAACCCCTTTCAATAAGAATTATGTGGAAGTGGGCGAACAAAAAGAGCTTATCGGAAAGCGCATCGGCGGTTTTATCCCTTACCTATTCATCCTTACGATGTGGGGCGGGTGTTTGTTGGCGGCAATCGATCTAGTGACCGGCGAAAAAGAACGAAAGACCATAGAGACGACCTTATCGTTACCGGTCTCGAAATTCAAGGTATTGCTGGGTAAGGCCATCGTAGCTTCCATTTTGGGTTTTGTACCCGCGCTGTTAAACTTGATAGGGTTGATCCTGGGACTTAAGTTCATTCCCGGAATACCGGAAATGTTCAAGTCGGCCATAGATGAAATGCTAAACTTTCAATCGATAACGATGATCATGCTCTTGTTGATTCCGTTCGCCATTTTCCTGGCCGGTTTTATCATTGCACTGGTCGCGGGGGCAACTACCTTCAAGGAAGCGCAAAGCAAAGCGGCACCCATCATCATGGTCATTATCATACCCTTGGTCTTGGCCATGATGCCGGGTATTGAGTTTACCTGGGCTACGGTTTTTATCCCGGTGCTCAACATAGGTCTTGGGGTAAAGGAAATAATGGCCGGGACTATAAACATGGGGATGTATGCCGCCATGCTAACCTCGTTGATCGCGTTTGCGGTAGGAGCCATTTATTTCAGCTACAGAAAGTTTTCGGATGAGAATGCAATTTTGAAGTAG
- a CDS encoding acyl-CoA dehydrogenase — translation MKKFDYSLRILPYIPFFYVIWSDDLLSTSEITVIQKNLDEDDSLTKDDKKLLSAWLKRDKPPADSEFKGWKLLVHNSGVKLIESDTYPLTALSQRMATYYKSNDAFNEQLKQIEINLGIQPNHYNHLFDVEVEHETTSDYYDAKEIDTTLKGKHAKLIDGFRAVLNDPLFDWDIHRTKEAFREVVLEQVKFLADRGYGAIAYPETYGGTNDMEGYAYMFENMMFVDGSLTIKFGVQFGLFGGSIQKLGTQKHHDRYLNATGKAELLGCFAMTETGHGSNVRGIKTTATYNKETDQLVVHTPGNNDNKEYIGNALHSKMASVFAQLIVNGKNEGVHAILVPVRDENHQLLPGIKIEDNGYKLGLNGVDNGKIWFHQVAVPRENLLNKYGTIKDDGSYHSDIKNPNKRFFTMLGTLVGGRICVARAGLGGAKMALAVAVKHALKRRQFNDSIKIQEDLLMDYPMHQLRLTPLVASAYVYHITLDKMMQDYCDDSQPDKRVVETQVAGLKSMVTWYANETIQECREACGGKGYLLENRIADLKGDVDIFTTFEGDNTVLLLLAAKGVLSDFKAEFNSSGFSSVLKLLSTQLSDKLATINPMYSNKVDAAHLYNPKFHKHAFDYRTRRLTYTLAMRIRDYIKKGMPSYQAFMKVQTHLITLGKAYATELAYNTFSDFVATMPDGKNKELFEKLGTLHALHEIRSDAHWYLEQGYIGNSKSKAIRSRVERLCTELRPHIEVLVDGWGIPESCMSAPIAKK, via the coding sequence ATGAAAAAGTTTGACTATTCCCTCCGTATTCTGCCCTACATTCCTTTCTTTTATGTGATTTGGTCGGATGATTTATTGTCTACCTCCGAAATTACCGTAATTCAAAAAAACCTCGACGAAGACGATTCTTTGACCAAGGACGATAAAAAGCTGTTGAGTGCATGGTTGAAACGGGATAAGCCGCCTGCCGATTCAGAATTCAAAGGATGGAAACTGTTGGTACATAATTCCGGTGTAAAATTGATCGAGAGCGACACCTATCCTTTAACCGCACTAAGCCAGCGGATGGCCACGTATTACAAATCGAACGATGCCTTTAATGAACAACTAAAGCAAATCGAAATCAACCTGGGTATACAACCCAACCACTACAACCATTTGTTCGATGTAGAGGTGGAACACGAAACGACTTCCGACTATTACGATGCCAAGGAAATAGATACTACACTAAAAGGGAAACATGCTAAGCTCATCGATGGGTTTCGTGCGGTACTGAACGACCCACTTTTCGACTGGGATATTCATAGAACCAAAGAAGCCTTTCGAGAAGTTGTTTTGGAACAGGTAAAGTTCTTGGCCGATAGAGGTTACGGCGCGATTGCGTATCCGGAAACCTATGGAGGAACCAACGATATGGAGGGCTACGCCTATATGTTCGAAAACATGATGTTCGTCGATGGTAGTCTGACCATTAAATTCGGAGTACAATTCGGATTATTTGGGGGTAGCATTCAAAAACTCGGAACCCAAAAACATCACGATCGGTATCTCAACGCTACCGGTAAGGCCGAACTGCTGGGCTGTTTCGCAATGACGGAAACCGGTCATGGATCGAATGTTCGCGGGATAAAGACCACCGCCACCTATAATAAGGAAACCGACCAGCTTGTCGTTCATACGCCAGGAAACAACGACAATAAAGAATATATCGGAAATGCGCTGCATTCTAAAATGGCATCGGTTTTCGCACAACTGATCGTCAATGGCAAGAATGAAGGCGTGCACGCCATCTTAGTGCCTGTTCGCGACGAAAACCACCAGCTCTTGCCTGGCATTAAAATCGAGGACAATGGTTATAAACTTGGTTTAAATGGGGTAGACAATGGCAAAATATGGTTTCACCAAGTTGCCGTCCCGCGTGAAAATTTATTGAACAAATACGGGACCATCAAAGACGACGGAAGTTACCATTCCGACATCAAGAATCCGAACAAACGCTTTTTTACGATGTTGGGCACCTTGGTCGGTGGCCGTATCTGTGTTGCCCGAGCCGGACTGGGCGGGGCGAAAATGGCTTTGGCAGTTGCGGTCAAGCACGCGCTCAAAAGAAGACAGTTCAACGACAGCATAAAAATTCAGGAAGATTTGTTGATGGATTACCCCATGCATCAATTACGATTGACCCCGCTTGTGGCGAGTGCCTATGTCTATCACATTACCTTGGATAAAATGATGCAAGACTATTGCGATGATTCGCAGCCGGATAAACGTGTGGTAGAGACCCAAGTGGCGGGACTGAAGTCGATGGTAACCTGGTATGCCAATGAAACGATTCAAGAGTGTCGGGAGGCCTGCGGGGGAAAAGGCTATCTGCTGGAGAATCGTATTGCGGACCTAAAGGGCGATGTCGATATTTTTACCACTTTCGAAGGAGACAATACCGTTCTGCTATTGCTGGCGGCCAAAGGGGTGTTGTCAGATTTCAAGGCCGAATTCAATAGTTCCGGGTTCTCATCGGTTCTGAAACTTTTAAGTACACAGCTCAGCGATAAATTGGCCACAATCAACCCGATGTACTCGAACAAGGTCGATGCGGCGCATTTGTACAATCCGAAATTTCATAAACATGCATTTGACTACCGTACCCGCAGACTCACCTATACGTTAGCGATGCGCATTCGGGACTATATTAAAAAGGGGATGCCTTCGTATCAGGCGTTCATGAAAGTACAGACTCATTTGATCACTTTGGGTAAAGCCTATGCGACGGAATTGGCCTACAACACTTTTTCGGATTTTGTAGCGACCATGCCGGACGGGAAAAATAAGGAACTATTCGAAAAACTAGGTACCCTACATGCCCTACATGAGATTCGTAGCGATGCCCATTGGTATTTGGAACAGGGGTATATCGGAAACTCCAAATCGAAGGCGATACGGTCTCGGGTCGAACGGCTCTGTACCGAACTCCGACCCCATATTGAGGTGTTGGTCGATGGTTGGGGCATTCCAGAATCTTGTATGAGTGCACCTATTGCGAAAAAATAG
- a CDS encoding DUF4242 domain-containing protein gives MKAKGVFKVLIISMVLTTMGSHAQKTDKNQTTKNMESTALKTYLIERDIPNAGQLSQEQLAGIAQKSNAVVAEMGKGLEWVHSYVTENKVYCVYKAENEEALKEHAEKGGFPANSITELATIINPATAKN, from the coding sequence ATGAAAGCCAAGGGGGTATTCAAAGTGCTTATCATTTCAATGGTATTGACGACCATGGGGTCGCATGCCCAAAAAACGGATAAGAACCAAACCACAAAAAATATGGAATCGACAGCCTTAAAAACCTACCTCATAGAACGCGATATACCCAATGCCGGTCAACTTTCACAGGAGCAATTGGCGGGAATCGCACAAAAATCGAATGCCGTTGTTGCAGAAATGGGCAAAGGCTTAGAATGGGTACATAGTTATGTAACTGAAAATAAAGTGTACTGTGTATACAAGGCTGAAAATGAAGAAGCCCTTAAAGAACACGCCGAAAAAGGCGGTTTTCCTGCAAATAGCATTACCGAATTGGCAACCATAATCAATCCTGCTACAGCCAAAAATTGA
- a CDS encoding ABC transporter ATP-binding protein → MIKIDNLTKSFTSKTGKGFKKETVTVNAVNEVSFECKPGRIFSLLGPNGAGKTTTLRMIAGIINPSSGTAVVDGIDISQGNDEVKKRIGFLTGSTGLYERLNPDETLDFFGKLYKLPTAAYEERKEYLFEKLGINEFRKKRVGQMSTGMKQKVSIARTLIHDPEVLIFDEPTSGLDVITADSIIDLIRESKENNKTVIFSSHIMSEVDLLCDDLAIIDKGSIIYNDSFENFKREMKADNLTQEFINRVKEA, encoded by the coding sequence ATGATTAAAATAGACAACCTCACCAAATCCTTTACCTCTAAAACCGGGAAGGGATTCAAAAAAGAAACGGTTACCGTAAACGCGGTCAACGAAGTTTCTTTTGAATGTAAACCTGGAAGAATCTTTTCTCTTTTAGGACCCAATGGCGCCGGAAAAACTACGACACTACGAATGATCGCGGGTATTATAAATCCTAGTTCAGGTACTGCCGTTGTAGATGGGATAGACATTTCGCAAGGCAATGACGAAGTAAAAAAGCGCATTGGCTTTCTCACTGGCTCGACCGGACTTTACGAACGGCTGAATCCCGATGAAACACTTGATTTTTTTGGAAAGCTTTACAAACTGCCAACGGCAGCATATGAAGAGCGCAAAGAATATCTTTTTGAAAAGTTGGGGATCAACGAATTCCGTAAAAAAAGGGTAGGACAAATGAGCACGGGAATGAAACAAAAGGTTTCCATCGCGCGGACACTGATCCATGACCCAGAAGTGCTGATTTTCGACGAACCCACCTCCGGGCTTGACGTCATTACCGCAGATAGCATAATCGATTTGATTCGGGAATCGAAAGAAAACAATAAAACGGTTATTTTTTCCTCGCATATCATGAGCGAGGTCGACCTACTTTGTGATGATCTGGCGATCATCGATAAAGGATCGATAATCTATAACGATTCTTTCGAGAATTTTAAAAGGGAAATGAAAGCCGACAACCTAACCCAAGAATTTATCAACCGCGTTAAAGAAGCCTAA
- a CDS encoding kelch repeat-containing protein has protein sequence MKKTRYLGLLLVLFVLISCKKNDDDVVQVPDATDEPDAQVENRAPGAFTLLEVKDEDTAVSLLPTFRWNTSTDPDGDKVRYDFLLGQGQGKIESIAHDLNTATYTLNDRLSLSSEYFWKVTAKDGKGKEESSNVFSFVTRMLNNPLSATISEANFAPRMLHTVTFFNNRLWLHCGQNETGILADVWYSDDGISWTGVDDAGVDRLRGHTSVAFRDTLWTLGGRTRIGKNTRSRYMFPTYGHGLFDPGVAPYDAPWERREMHTSAVFLDKVWVLGGVNAADVPLNDVWSTADVKGWDESGEHNPAPWSARFGHTSVVFDDRLWVIGGFDGTNYLNDVWYTTDGATWTEATPNAPFLPRVSHAAVVYDNKIWLYGGDDPSRVFGDIWYSENGQDWTRFALGGNYERRVRPTLNAFNDQMVLIGGWDWDDPEKYYNDIWVFD, from the coding sequence ATGAAAAAGACTAGATATTTAGGATTGTTACTGGTGCTGTTCGTACTAATCAGTTGCAAAAAAAACGATGATGATGTTGTCCAGGTTCCAGATGCAACAGATGAGCCCGATGCACAAGTCGAGAATCGAGCTCCGGGGGCTTTTACCTTATTGGAAGTCAAAGACGAAGACACTGCAGTAAGCTTGTTGCCTACTTTTAGGTGGAATACCTCGACAGATCCTGATGGCGATAAGGTACGGTATGATTTTTTGCTGGGCCAGGGACAAGGCAAAATTGAAAGTATAGCACATGACTTGAATACGGCTACCTATACATTAAATGACCGTCTTTCTCTGTCAAGCGAGTATTTCTGGAAGGTAACTGCAAAAGACGGTAAGGGTAAAGAGGAAAGTTCTAATGTCTTTTCATTTGTAACCCGCATGTTGAACAACCCCTTGTCGGCTACGATTTCAGAGGCCAACTTTGCCCCGAGAATGTTACATACGGTCACTTTTTTCAACAACAGACTATGGCTGCATTGCGGTCAGAATGAAACGGGCATCTTGGCAGACGTATGGTACTCGGATGATGGTATTTCTTGGACAGGTGTTGACGATGCAGGAGTTGATCGGTTAAGAGGCCATACCTCGGTGGCCTTTCGCGATACATTATGGACTCTAGGTGGAAGAACAAGAATTGGCAAAAATACGAGATCACGTTATATGTTTCCTACTTATGGCCATGGCCTTTTTGACCCTGGTGTAGCTCCTTATGATGCCCCGTGGGAACGAAGAGAAATGCATACATCTGCCGTATTCCTCGATAAGGTATGGGTGTTGGGTGGAGTTAATGCTGCCGATGTTCCCTTAAATGACGTGTGGTCTACTGCGGATGTAAAAGGATGGGATGAATCTGGTGAACATAATCCGGCTCCTTGGTCTGCTAGATTTGGTCATACTTCAGTGGTTTTCGACGACAGACTTTGGGTCATCGGAGGTTTTGATGGCACCAATTATCTGAACGATGTATGGTACACTACCGATGGTGCTACATGGACAGAAGCTACGCCTAATGCCCCTTTTTTACCGAGGGTATCTCATGCCGCAGTCGTGTACGACAATAAGATCTGGCTTTACGGGGGCGATGACCCTTCGAGAGTATTTGGCGATATCTGGTACTCGGAAAATGGTCAAGACTGGACACGCTTTGCACTTGGTGGAAATTATGAAAGAAGGGTAAGACCAACCTTAAATGCCTTTAACGACCAGATGGTATTGATTGGAGGCTGGGATTGGGATGACCCAGAAAAGTATTACAACGATATCTGGGTCTTTGATTAA
- a CDS encoding SRPBCC family protein has product MKILKYILLFVLIVVLGLAIYAAVQPDAYEVKRTRVLNAPVEVVYNNVSDYKNWEAWGPWKEEDPNMTFAYDEQTQGEGASYSWTSSSGNGSMEMVEAKRNEAIVNEMTFEGMGSARGFWNFKPIENGTEVTWGMKTEESPYMMKLISAVSGGYDNMMGPMFERGLEKLDSIVQITAKDYKPAGTWSMGEITKKTMDAQTFIGYPHVSTTEEAMQLFQESMPKAGMYASQKGLAPKEYMPSAIFNNWDMETGEVDMIIGLFLEKDLPPAEGMKKVSIPQGEVVMVSKFGNYGTGDEKAHIAIAEYMKANNLTAAGPVYEKYVNDPTLVKENEIQTDIYYPVK; this is encoded by the coding sequence ATGAAAATTTTAAAGTACATTTTACTGTTCGTATTGATAGTAGTCCTCGGTCTGGCCATTTACGCGGCCGTACAACCCGATGCCTATGAGGTAAAGCGCACAAGAGTTCTGAACGCTCCTGTAGAAGTAGTCTACAACAATGTTTCCGATTATAAGAATTGGGAGGCATGGGGTCCTTGGAAAGAGGAAGATCCAAACATGACCTTTGCATACGATGAACAAACACAAGGTGAGGGAGCTTCCTACAGCTGGACCAGCTCAAGCGGAAATGGAAGTATGGAAATGGTAGAAGCAAAGCGAAATGAAGCCATTGTAAACGAAATGACATTTGAAGGAATGGGTTCTGCCAGAGGATTTTGGAATTTTAAGCCGATAGAAAACGGAACAGAGGTGACCTGGGGAATGAAGACCGAAGAATCACCCTACATGATGAAATTGATCAGTGCGGTTAGCGGGGGCTACGACAATATGATGGGGCCTATGTTCGAAAGGGGCCTTGAGAAATTGGACAGCATCGTTCAGATAACGGCAAAAGACTATAAACCGGCCGGAACCTGGTCTATGGGCGAAATTACCAAGAAGACGATGGATGCCCAAACCTTTATCGGGTACCCTCATGTTTCCACTACCGAGGAGGCGATGCAGCTTTTTCAAGAGTCGATGCCGAAGGCGGGCATGTACGCCTCCCAAAAAGGCCTGGCCCCTAAGGAATATATGCCATCTGCCATCTTTAATAATTGGGATATGGAAACCGGGGAGGTCGATATGATTATAGGCCTTTTTCTGGAAAAAGATCTGCCTCCAGCAGAAGGTATGAAGAAGGTTAGCATACCACAGGGTGAAGTCGTCATGGTATCCAAGTTCGGAAATTACGGAACAGGTGACGAGAAAGCCCATATAGCGATTGCCGAATACATGAAGGCCAATAACCTCACGGCGGCCGGTCCGGTTTACGAAAAGTATGTGAACGACCCTACTTTGGTCAAGGAAAATGAAATACAAACTGATATCTACTATCCGGTGAAATAG
- a CDS encoding cytochrome P450, with amino-acid sequence MRMKMPETAKNNPSYTAETLKTPLVSVSQAEVFKNRKRILTNPLPFHNERFEKHGDTFMVHIGPASKVVFTRNAETIKYILQKNHKNYHKSSLQSKDLAKYIGKGILTSNGEFWRTHRRMVQPAFHKKKLEGLLGIMLSAIQTELKEVRPDVERDIFPLMGDLAFQVVAKSLFSAGDIRERMRKLQRITMTNQQMLIKEMRQPYLKWWFHLSGAIRKHINFSKEGQKILDEVIEERVTSEMEKDDLLDMLLQARYVDGTGMSRQQLIDEVLILFTAGFETTANTLSFTLFLIAKHPEIQEKLFQEVGQIDFDKEDLMQAMGKLTFAKQCLEEAMRLYPPAYVIDRVSLAEDTIDGHTFKKNTVWLMSIYELHRHADFWEHPSEFRPERFNAANKKDYSDYYFPFGAGPRMCVGNNFAMYEMMLTVGLLVKKYRLSTSDSEVQINPLVSLKPAKVPVKFSLR; translated from the coding sequence ATGCGAATGAAAATGCCCGAAACAGCTAAAAACAACCCATCTTACACTGCAGAAACTCTCAAAACGCCCCTTGTTTCGGTCTCCCAGGCAGAGGTATTCAAAAACCGTAAACGAATCCTCACCAATCCATTGCCTTTTCATAACGAGCGGTTCGAGAAACACGGTGATACCTTTATGGTACACATCGGCCCCGCAAGTAAGGTAGTCTTTACCCGCAATGCGGAGACCATCAAATACATCTTGCAGAAAAACCATAAAAACTATCACAAGTCTTCGTTACAATCCAAGGATCTGGCCAAATACATCGGAAAAGGTATCTTAACGTCGAACGGGGAATTTTGGCGAACCCATCGCCGAATGGTACAACCCGCCTTTCATAAAAAGAAGTTGGAGGGTTTGTTGGGAATTATGCTTTCCGCCATCCAGACGGAATTAAAAGAAGTACGACCGGATGTAGAACGCGATATCTTTCCTTTAATGGGCGACCTTGCCTTTCAAGTAGTTGCCAAATCGCTGTTCAGTGCCGGGGATATTCGGGAGCGTATGCGAAAACTGCAGCGCATTACCATGACGAATCAACAAATGCTGATCAAGGAAATGCGGCAGCCCTATTTGAAATGGTGGTTTCATTTGAGTGGGGCGATTCGAAAACATATCAATTTTTCAAAAGAAGGCCAAAAGATTCTGGATGAGGTCATAGAAGAACGGGTAACGTCAGAAATGGAAAAAGATGACTTGCTCGATATGCTACTTCAGGCGCGGTACGTAGATGGTACCGGTATGTCGCGACAGCAGCTTATTGATGAGGTGTTGATTCTGTTCACCGCCGGTTTTGAGACTACAGCGAATACGCTTAGCTTTACGTTGTTTTTGATTGCAAAGCATCCAGAAATTCAGGAGAAATTATTTCAAGAGGTCGGTCAAATCGATTTTGACAAGGAAGACCTAATGCAGGCGATGGGCAAGTTGACGTTCGCCAAACAGTGTCTTGAAGAAGCCATGCGCCTTTATCCGCCGGCCTATGTTATCGATAGGGTCAGTTTGGCCGAAGATACCATAGATGGTCACACTTTTAAAAAAAATACGGTTTGGCTGATGAGCATCTATGAGTTACATCGCCATGCCGATTTTTGGGAACATCCTTCTGAATTTCGTCCCGAACGCTTTAATGCCGCGAATAAAAAAGACTACTCCGATTACTACTTTCCTTTTGGGGCCGGACCGCGTATGTGCGTGGGGAACAATTTTGCGATGTACGAAATGATGCTAACGGTAGGGCTTTTGGTCAAAAAGTACCGTCTGTCAACTTCCGACAGCGAAGTACAGATCAATCCTTTGGTTTCTTTGAAACCGGCGAAAGTACCCGTTAAATTCTCCCTAAGGTAG